The genomic stretch CCAGTCCATAGTTGTAGCACCTAATGAAATAGTGGATGGGAAGCTTTCATTGTCACTGCTTGTTCTATATCTGATTTTTGCACAGTCCGTCTGCACCTCTCACAAGCACTGAATACAcacaaaatctaaaaaaaaaaaaaaaaagtagactcCAAATGGTAAATTCTTTTCTACTTTgcacctgattttttaaaaatgaaaagctatTTATAGGTTAAGCATACAAAGAAAAATGAAGCAAAATTATTAGGTAGATTCTGTACTTCATTCATTATTAGTATAAGACCATTTTATATTTGCATCATTTCCTTGCAGAAACTACTGATTTGAGAacagaattattttgttttccctttttgatttgtgtgtgtgtctgtgtcagaTGGTTCAGAACTCAACTCTCAGTGTGCCATTGAATTGTGGGGACCTCTTCTTAATGATAGATTGCAGTAATAATCTTAATGACACAAAATGGCAGTGAGCAATGTGTGGAGGACCATCTGTCTCTCAAAATTAGCCTTTGTTACTTGATGATCATTATGAAAAGTACTTGATTTGATATTTTTGGTGGATACAGCACTGTCCACATTTTTAACTATAAGTAAAGTTAGACTTTAGGATTTTTTAACTTTAGCATAACATTTACACATGCCACAGTGTAATAATTATGACGGGtctggtcacagagacccccttgggactcaTAGACTCGTAGATattcaggtcagaagggaccagtatgatcatctgttctgagctcctgcacaatgcaggccacagaatctgacccacccactcctgcgataaagctctcacctatgtctgagctattgaagtcctcaaatcatggtttaaagacttcaagatgcagagaattctccagcaagtgacccgtgccccatgctacagaggaaggcaaaactcccccagggcctcttccaatctgccctggaggaaaattccttcccgaccccaaatatggcaatcagctgaaccctgaccatgtgggcaagattcaccaccCAGATACCCAGGGACTGTCATCTGACTTGCTGGAatgacctctgagcccattttccctgccagcttgggactccagaaccctgccttgttgagccagacacgctcgcatgctgcagcacagacccaggtctggccCACcccccccagagctgcagactaACCAAAAACttctcagcaggtcacctatccccagcatccagacacccagttaccaatgggatccaaaccccaaataaatctgttttactctgtataaagcttatacaggcataggcgccaacttctaaTGGCTCCAGTGGGTGCTCGACATCCCTCTGCCCCGGCCTTGCCCcatgcccacccctgccctgcctgcttctgcccctattccaaccccttccccaaagttcccgccccaactctgcccccttcctgcccctattcaactccttccccaaatctccgccctggctgtgcctcttccccgcctcctcccctgagcgtgccacgttgctgctcctcccttctccctcccagagctttctacagctgtttggcggcaacaagctgtgggagggagggggaaggagtggggatgtggcacgctcaggggaggaggcggaggcggggggagcggcgcggggagcttggctgctggtgggtgcagagcacccactaatttttccatgtgggtgctccagccccggagcacccacggagtcagcacctatgtatacagggtaaactcataaattgttcgctctctataacactgatagagagatttgcacagctgtttgctcccccaagtattaatcacttactctgggttaatcaATGAACAAAACTGattgtattaaatataaaaagtaggatttaagtggtttcaagtaataacagacagaacaaagtaagtcaccaagcaaaataaagcaaaaacacgcaagtcagcctaatacattaagaaattgTTTGCAGGTAAAATCTCTCCCTccgagatgttccaataagcgtctttcacagactagactccttcctagactgggcccaatcctttacaataggacctcagagttgtacttcatatttctagcttcagatacaagaataatatatgcatacaaatacgAGGCATATAtccagtaggttataacctttgttacaTCATagtcacactcataagcatatttccataaaacattatggcgTGCAACATCACAATAATATCTGCATGAATTTTTagggagaaaattaaaaaaatagatgcCCAAATTATATTGGTAAAATATGCATGTGAACTTAAGTAGCTGAGAGGGAGCAAAAGGTGCATGTAAAATGCAAAATTGCTGTGCAagtatttattttacatattcaGATTTATGTTCTTTTGTAAATGTGAGCTCTGCTATACAAGAcctgaaaatgtttattttgagcACACAGTTGCCTGTTCATACATATACGTGTGCAAATCATCCCAGATCAGAGAGCTGATGCCAGGCCAACAGAATGATAACCGAACACTCTTTCCCCCTTTAGATACCCGTTCTACAGTATTGTCAATTTCtgtgtgttttaaaagaaatcagtGTTCTGTCTGAATGTTCTGAGGTAATTAGTTTCAGATGCTATAATATTTTAAGCCTAGAAAAATCACACACACCTTTAAagacattttctttattttttcaggTGGTCAGGGTCATTCACTGCCTCCTGTCTCTTTTCATAAAAAGAAGCTGGCAAAGAGACCAGGATACATGAGACCAGAAGCTCTGCAACAGATAGAATTTCATCCCCCTGCTGACTGTGAGCCATTCAACCCAAAGGGGCTTGAACATGGCAGAAAGCATTGTGAAGACTTCAAGAACTGCTCTCTGCACAGACTATGCAAAAATGACTTTGAATCCTTATACTGTAATTCATCTGTAAACAGTACCATAGTTACCACCAATGTGGTAACAACATCGATCACTGCTGGAAATACGACAGGAAGCCTCAGAAATCTGTCAGATCTCAGGATTCAGCCGTCAGAAAACGTAATTCTGCCGGTTTGTCCTGCAGCTGCCCCATGTAAAAGAGACTTCTTACCTGTGTGCAGTTCAAATACATGGCAGACTAATCTACTAGCAACTACGTGGGAGACAATCCATGATGCTAGAGTAAAGGAACCACAGAAAATGTACACTTTGGATCAGAAGGAAGTGAACAATAACTGTGAATATAACAACAAAGAAGTCACTTCTTACTCGTCCAGTACTTGGGATAGCTTTAATTCAAATTTCAGCTTCATACAGCTCTCACTGAACTCACGTTTTGAAAAAAGTGACACTGAAGGCCAGTCAGATGGCAGGGCAATGGAACACACACTGCAAACAAATGCAACAGGACAAATAGAAAATGTTAATTTACATGAACCAGGGGAGAGACTAAGAAGTTCACATAAAGACATAGGGGCTTCATCTTGTATTTGTAAGCATGGTGAGGGTTATCAGTGTGCAAGAGGGACTTTAGTGGATGATAAATTGCAGGATTGTGAGATGGTATCTCTTTCGGATACAGATGCAGCATTTTCATGTTCCACAGATTCCTCAGATGCAGCATCTGCTGGTTCTTCTGTTACCTCAGGCTATGAAAGTAGCTTTACTGTTAGTGATCACAACTGGGACACCCTGATGAGGAAATATGAACCGGTGCTATTGGACTGCTTGGTTGACAACCGTAGTACATTAAAGGTTGGTAATCACACTGTTTGTTCATGTTCATTTGGTGCTGTGGATTTTTAGACAAATCAATTACTGGGCTGTTGCAGAAGACAGGAAATGTCTGGATTTTGTGGCATTTCTTTATATGGATTTACATCAGCGTAGTGCATGGTTAGAAATGAGAGAGAACCACTACTCTGTTTCCATTTCTCAATTTCCTTCTTAAAATAACCAATGTTAATCTTTCTTGTAATGGTTAAAATTGTAATTTCAGCAGAATACAGTAATCTTCATTTCCTTTCCTAATAAGCAGTGTTGGTTTCTGTATTAAACAGCTCCCACTTCCTCCCAGAAATGGCTGTATTTTGTTGATGGATGAAGTGACTGGTATATGTGTGtgaggggccaaattctggcatGGGTTGTGCATTTGAAACCAGAGGCCCACACGGGGTTATTGTTGGTCCCAGTTTTGAAGAAACTAGATCCACATAAACATTGCTCTGCAGGTCTTCCCTATGTAGCACCCTGAGGGGCATTTTGGAACAAGGCTTACAAGTCAAGGGGTATGATCAACTCACTtgaatactgacaggtttcagagtaacagccgtgttagtgatGAAGTGaacatccagtgaagtgagctgtagctcacgaaagcttatgctcaaataaattggttagtctctaaggtgccacaagtcctccttttcttttcacttgaaTACATACGTCTCCTGACTTAGTCTCACAACTTCCTGCTAGATGAATTTTGTACCGTGGATTACATGTGGGACTGAAGATGGCCAGAAATCAGATTCACAATAATTCTGCTTTTGCAGCTTTTGTATGTGCTCACTGGGAACAATTACTTTGGTTTCAGGTGTGGAACAACAGTGTGGCTGTATTAATTTAGGATAAGTGCCTGTAAGTGTAAAATTATATTAAGCTTAATCAAAACTGTCAGGGTTGGGTCAGAAAACAACTCAAACCTTTTGGGGTCAGGTCAGCTCTCCTTCTGCCAGTAGGGATGGTGCTTCAGCGGTTGCGTGTCCTGCTCCTGCTGGCTGTCGCCACGTTGCTGCGCTGTGTGTGCTGTGGAGTGAGCGAGCAAAGGAGTTGCAGCACCTCTCTGCAGACCACACAAGGGGTGGTGGCCATCAGGAATGGGAAGAACGGATGCTGCCACATTGACCTCACAGGAAGGAGGCAATGGCAGCATTGGCTCAGGTTCAGGGGAAAGAGTCAATGTCAATTTAGAGAACAACTCAACCTTCGTTGGGTCAGGTGGGCTTTGGTCTAGTTTGGGTCCAGCTTGGGCTAAAAAATAAGACCCGAGGAAAcctctgttgtgtgtgtgtgggggaaagcacCAAAACCCACTCACAAGTACCCATTGTTGTAGTTAAACTTACGTTTTTGTATTGATACAGATAAAATCCTTAATGTTAAGGCTTCAGAGGCTTCAAGAAAAAGCAATAGAGGAAGATGACTATGATAAAGGTGAgactttttcattattcttttcATACCAGTTTCAGtctgttttctttccctttttaattttgttttacaatTGCTAAACTACTGTGGTTGGGTAATGGTGACAAAAGTTCAGTGAGCATGTGgttgtattatttattatgcaGTACAATGAGGTATAGAAATTAAAGAAAGAAGTAGGTCAGCAGCAGGTAGCACAAGAAGCAATGCAACAGTTTATTATGTTGAGGTACCTCACAAGGCAAGTATCCACCATCTGGATCACGTACCTTTAAACAGCAtgacttaaaaatacaaaaatgagtgAAAGACTTAAATGGGGCAAGGCAGGTACTGATTGCTGATGAAGCATAATTTTTTCTTCACCACAATTAGTCGCCACAGTGCAGCGGAGACCATAAATAGAAGAAGTGTGGTCAGCAACTTTAGAACACAAGTTGCAATAACAGCTCTTATAAATGTGAACTGTGCCAACTTGAGGGACAAGCTGAATATTCACCAAATTGAATCAAAGGATCTCAAGCAAAACAATGTAAGATTGCAGTATGCATGGTTATTCTCGATGAGAAGACACGGCTGCTGGTGAATACTCTATATTTAAGAAATGCTTGTCAActtaagtgctttataaatattgtATAATGTGTTGTATATACATGTGagtttgtgtgcatgtgtaattaaatgaaaaaaacttTAACACAGGTTGCCCAGTGATAGCTCATGCCCTTTCAGAACATAGagttcaacattttgaaaatcaggaaatacagagttaaaataaatgctcaagcaaccttaactctgccgcTATGAAGCTGCCAATAGCCACCTGGAATTATCTGCATCACTCCCGCTGCATTCACTGTTTAAGGCATAGCTGCATTGAATGGTGGAGGAATAAGTTGgaagagctgtgattgtgatatgaggAGATCTGGGGATTAGTTTGATAGGCATGCTAGAGCTGTGTTTGTGATATGAGGAGGTCTGAGTCCACCTATGTGTGCTATCAAAGGCAAGAGGTGCTTGTGTACCTTGAGCCTCCAGTATGCATAGTTTCAGTACAGAATTGTGTAGGTTGAGTCATTAGCAGGGCACTGGGGGTCTTCATGCCATGGGTATTGTCAGTAGGGAGTTGGGATATGAGAACAGTCTGTGGATTTAATGCTAGAAAGGGCAAAGTATAGGTTAAGTTGATATCCTGTGTGCAAGTGTGAAGGGGCTGTAAAAGGGTatgaactggttgttaaattttacaGGTATGGTATTCTCTTGGGGGAGTAGGCTCAGTGTTTGAGTGTAGGGGACGTTTAGGTAATGCCTGTCCATTACTGTGAAAAGGCAGAGTGGGAGAGTGCATGTTATGGGCATTgtgggtgtcagggttccctccccactctgaactttaggatACAGACGTGGGGgcctacatgaaagacccccaagtttatttctaccagcttaggttaaaaactccacaggcacaaattctcccttgtaccttgggtttaagtaacactgccaccaccaagagatttaacagagaaccagggaaaaggaccacttggagttcctcttcccccagcaatcccccccaagcccttacaccccctttcctggggaggcttgagaataatatcctaaccaattggttacaaaatgatcaaagacccaaactcctgggtcttggaacaatggaaagatcagtcaggttcttaaaagaaggattttatttaaagaaaaggtaaaaaagaatcacctctgtaaaatgaggacggtaaatactttacagggtaatcagattcaaaacacagaggattcccctctaggcaaaactttaaagttacaaaaaaaaaccaggataaacctccctctagcaaagggaaaattcacaagttgaaaacaaaaggtaatctaacgcgtcttgccttatttacttattctttttgtaatatcagagacttgtacaggatggtttataggagaaggagtttttttTGACccgatgcttctctgctttccccagagaacaGACCACaaagccctccccctccccgtcaagatttgaaagtatcttctttccccattggtctctttggtcaggtgccaaccaggttatttgagcttcttaaccccttacaggtaaggaggaattctaggctactcttagctgtatggttatgacagtggGGTATtgctcaaagagggcagagttaaggttgcggGCATGTTTATCTTAACTCTGTATTGTCTGgatttcagaagtttgagtttggCTGAACTTGATGTTCTGAAAGGGCGCGGGCTTTcacccttaactctgcattaattatgtgttttgccatttaatttcctggttttttaaaccaaaagaGACATGCTTGTTGGTCAAAGTTAGAGGTCGTTAAGGCAGTTGTAGTTGTCACCTAGAATTGCAGTTGATGCACTACTGTATCTAGTTTATAATCAAAAGACCTAGcttttgtatagtgcttttcatcactagatctcaaagaactttacattattatccccattttacagatgggaaaccaagacacacagagatgaagtgacttgcccaaggtctctaGGCAGGCCAGAGGTAGAGCTAGGAAcagtcccagtccagtggtcTTTGCACTAGACACATGGTTGCTATGTGATTCCTCagtgctcctccccctcctgtaCATTTTGTTATTGTAGAACGGGGATAATGATCATGCTTTGAACTGTTTCCAATCTGTAGTTGCTAACAGGGCTGGTGAGAGAAAGCTCATCCATCATCTGTGTCCCAAAACCATGACATTTTAATTACAAAGTTGTTGCTAGCTTTACGCATGTGAGAGAGGATTGGTGTCTGTCGTGCCTTCCTCACCACAGTGCCATACCATTCCCTGCAACACGTAGCCCTGtctcctgccctgtgctgctACACACATGTATCATAAGCAGCAACTTAATGGAGGGCTGCACATGTTAGGGCAGATCCTGGTGCACATATAGGGACAGAGAGTGGGGCTCACACACCCTTGGAAAGGCAAGTCCTCCCACCCAGATTCCAGCTCTCATGGGGAGTAGGGAGAAAGGCCCAGTCCCTGCCACTCACCCCCATGTCAGCTTCCCTGTGTCCTTCCCCTAC from Lepidochelys kempii isolate rLepKem1 chromosome 3, rLepKem1.hap2, whole genome shotgun sequence encodes the following:
- the DISC1 gene encoding disrupted in schizophrenia 1 protein isoform X9 produces the protein MWCGTSGERRLQPRPRPQPQRGGLSPGGQGHSLPPVSFHKKKLAKRPGYMRPEALQQIEFHPPADCEPFNPKGLEHGRKHCEDFKNCSLHRLCKNDFESLYCNSSVNSTIVTTNVVTTSITAGNTTGSLRNLSDLRIQPSENVILPVCPAAAPCKRDFLPVCSSNTWQTNLLATTWETIHDARVKEPQKMYTLDQKEVNNNCEYNNKEVTSYSSSTWDSFNSNFSFIQLSLNSRFEKSDTEGQSDGRAMEHTLQTNATGQIENVNLHEPGERLRSSHKDIGASSCICKHGEGYQCARGTLVDDKLQDCEMVSLSDTDAAFSCSTDSSDAASAGSSVTSGYESSFTVSDHNWDTLMRKYEPVLLDCLVDNRSTLKIKSLMLRLQRLQEKAIEEDDYDKADTFRRKLEELEREKNSSKFQLPSRHPSIISFLDRFSAQVQAALFWAADRVGSEEAHFWQKNEQKLLSPAYQKRIQVSTTKRNQLLQEKQWLQKEIEDLRARLAVLEAKDQQLRQDIEEQDRLIQSQDCELTALLSCVSLRELQEISKALDDTLALSYQIPFSLDLPGTIKSLQEKEQSLSMSIKETTAKVCASQKLCSTLRRKVSDIETQLPALLEAKMLAVSGSNFCTAKDLAEEIRSLTSEREGLEGLLNELLVLNARNVRKLEGIKEDFNRLKQELEQGKSAFGRIF
- the DISC1 gene encoding disrupted in schizophrenia 1 protein isoform X8; this translates as MWCGTSGERRLQPRPRPQPQRGGLSPGGQGHSLPPVSFHKKKLAKRPGYMRPEALQQIEFHPPADCEPFNPKGLEHGRKHCEDFKNCSLHRLCKNDFESLYCNSSVNSTIVTTNVVTTSITAGNTTGSLRNLSDLRIQPSENVILPVCPAAAPCKRDFLPVCSSNTWQTNLLATTWETIHDARVKEPQKMYTLDQKEVNNNCEYNNKEVTSYSSSTWDSFNSNFSFIQLSLNSRFEKSDTEGQSDGRAMEHTLQTNATGQIENVNLHEPGERLRSSHKDIGASSCICKHGEGYQCARGTLVDDKLQDCEMVSLSDTDAAFSCSTDSSDAASAGSSVTSGYESSFTVSDHNWDTLMRKYEPVLLDCLVDNRSTLKIKSLMLRLQRLQEKAIEEDDYDKADTFRRKLEELEREKNSSKFQLPSRHPSIISFLDRFSAQVQAALFWAADRVGSEEAHFWQKNEQKLLSPAYQKRIQVSTTKRNQLLQEKQWLQKEIEDLRARLAVLEAKDQQLRQDIEEQDRLIQSQDCELTALLSCVSLRELQEISKALDDTLALSYQIPFSLDLPGTIKSLQEKEQSLSMSIKETTAKVCASQKLCSTLRRKVSDIETQLPALLEAKMLAVSGSNFCTAKDLAEEIRSLTSEREGLEGLLNELLVLNARNVRKLEGIKEDFNRLKQELEQGKSAFDPSSSAYRMCGSASKNLEYTWMQF
- the DISC1 gene encoding disrupted in schizophrenia 1 protein isoform X7, with the protein product MWCGTSGERRLQPRPRPQPQRGGLSPGGQGHSLPPVSFHKKKLAKRPGYMRPEALQQIEFHPPADCEPFNPKGLEHGRKHCEDFKNCSLHRLCKNDFESLYCNSSVNSTIVTTNVVTTSITAGNTTGSLRNLSDLRIQPSENVILPVCPAAAPCKRDFLPVCSSNTWQTNLLATTWETIHDARVKEPQKMYTLDQKEVNNNCEYNNKEVTSYSSSTWDSFNSNFSFIQLSLNSRFEKSDTEGQSDGRAMEHTLQTNATGQIENVNLHEPGERLRSSHKDIGASSCICKHGEGYQCARGTLVDDKLQDCEMVSLSDTDAAFSCSTDSSDAASAGSSVTSGYESSFTVSDHNWDTLMRKYEPVLLDCLVDNRSTLKIKSLMLRLQRLQEKAIEEDDYDKADTFRRKLEELEREKNSSKFQLPSRHPSIISFLDRFSAQVQAALFWAADRVGSEEAHFWQKNEQKLLSPAYQKRIQVSTTKRNQLLQEKQWLQKEIEDLRARLAVLEAKDQQLRQDIEEQDRLIQSQDCELTALLSCVSLRELQEISKALDDTLALSYQIPFSLDLPGTIKSLQEKEQSLSMSIKETTAKVCASQKLCSTLRRKVSDIETQLPALLEAKMLAVSGSNFCTAKDLAEEIRSLTSEREGLEGLLNELLVLNARNVRKLEGIKEDFNRLKQELEQGKSAFETNVKENAVKFMEMLEDKLHSLSPGAVLLL